A window of the Coprobacter fastidiosus genome harbors these coding sequences:
- a CDS encoding LTA synthase family protein, giving the protein MQNETSAFTLIVRKFRSLFDACMLMLPFFLMNKRKWIIFILLFLLDIFCLSQIWYFRTYQTLMPFSSYFLFDNISELLIKSIIGSIHPGDIWVILPTILLLLLYLGFYKNNIGAYEPLPKRIAYGAMIFIICSFGYLATPLKAAIIKDPNRPSPWIRWTASFGPSFYVEANGLVPYFVYTLTKATTTSKKITPEEKNYIDRFILSKEKKQIHNTILDHPRKNLIIIIVESLNSWLLNRTIDGIEITPNLNRFIKEDSVISALHILPQVKDGRSSDGHLMINTGILPLQLGAAATTCKTKHFPSLADALKPYGYYSLNIISDAGNFWNQKEMSKAFSFDTLYDKKCLEKDDMIRGSISDKSLMQQSFRIIKNLPEPFFCQIVTASTHMPYDTPINKTRISESKQFTSTVRNCMEAFHYTDQAIGSFIDSLKKNNLYKNSTIVIVSDHDELGKNVLDGRKKRKLSDRETAMIILNVPLSLNYKNIMGQIDIYSTLLDVMGLNNYSWRGMGHSILQYPVSSAVHWDKKSIYGNSDSPLIPDQIKAWDISNLILSKDYFGSFASRPK; this is encoded by the coding sequence ATGCAAAACGAAACATCTGCATTTACATTAATAGTCAGAAAATTCAGAAGCCTGTTCGATGCGTGTATGCTCATGCTTCCTTTTTTTCTCATGAACAAACGGAAATGGATAATTTTCATTTTATTATTTCTCTTGGATATATTTTGTTTATCTCAAATATGGTATTTCAGGACATATCAGACTCTAATGCCCTTTTCATCCTATTTTTTATTCGATAACATTTCCGAGTTGCTGATAAAAAGCATTATCGGATCTATTCATCCGGGAGATATATGGGTCATTCTACCCACCATACTACTATTACTTTTGTACTTAGGATTTTATAAAAACAATATCGGCGCATACGAACCTCTCCCAAAACGTATTGCTTACGGTGCAATGATATTCATAATTTGTTCTTTCGGGTATCTTGCAACACCATTAAAAGCAGCGATAATAAAAGATCCGAACCGACCGTCTCCTTGGATAAGATGGACTGCATCTTTCGGACCGTCATTCTATGTCGAAGCAAACGGACTTGTTCCTTACTTTGTTTATACTTTAACTAAAGCGACAACAACTTCAAAAAAAATAACACCAGAAGAAAAAAACTATATCGACCGGTTCATTTTGTCAAAAGAAAAAAAACAAATACACAATACGATTCTTGATCATCCCCGAAAAAATCTGATCATCATTATCGTCGAGTCTCTCAATTCATGGCTATTAAACAGAACCATAGACGGAATCGAAATAACTCCCAACCTAAACCGTTTTATAAAAGAAGATTCTGTTATTTCGGCTTTGCATATTCTTCCCCAAGTAAAAGACGGCAGATCAAGCGACGGACATCTTATGATCAATACGGGAATTCTACCTCTGCAATTAGGAGCAGCGGCAACAACCTGCAAAACAAAACATTTTCCGTCATTAGCCGATGCCCTAAAACCTTATGGTTATTATAGCCTCAATATTATCAGCGATGCCGGAAACTTTTGGAATCAAAAAGAAATGTCTAAAGCCTTCTCATTCGACACGCTTTATGACAAAAAATGTCTGGAAAAAGACGATATGATACGCGGCAGTATCAGCGATAAATCTCTGATGCAACAAAGTTTTAGAATTATAAAAAATTTGCCCGAACCCTTCTTCTGTCAGATCGTAACCGCCTCGACACACATGCCTTACGACACTCCTATAAATAAAACCCGGATATCCGAGTCCAAGCAATTTACTTCTACGGTAAGAAACTGTATGGAGGCATTCCATTACACAGATCAGGCAATCGGTTCTTTTATCGATTCTCTGAAAAAGAACAATTTATATAAAAATTCAACGATAGTCATCGTCTCCGATCATGATGAATTAGGTAAAAACGTTTTAGACGGCAGAAAAAAAAGAAAACTATCTGATAGAGAAACCGCGATGATTATTCTAAATGTCCCACTTTCTCTAAATTATAAAAATATTATGGGACAAATCGACATATACTCGACTTTACTCGATGTCATGGGCTTGAACAATTATTCCTGGAGAGGAATGGGACACAGCATTTTACAATATCCCGTATCCAGTGCCGTACACTGGGACAAAAAATCGATATACGGAAATAGCGACTCTCCTCTTATACCTGATCAAATAAAAGCTTGGGACATATCAAATCTTATTTTATCCAAAGACTATTTCGGGTCTTTTGCCTCTCGTCCAAAATAA
- the nifJ gene encoding pyruvate:ferredoxin (flavodoxin) oxidoreductase: MTKQKKMLTCDGNQAAAHISYMFSEVAAIYPITPSSTMAEYVDEWAAAGRKNIFGETVLVQEMQSEAGAAGAVHGSLQAGALTTTYTASQGLLLMIPNMYKIAGEFLPCVFHVSARTLASHALCIFGDHQDVMSTRQTGFAMLAEGSVQEVMDLAGVAHLSTIKARVPFVNFFDGFRTSHEIQKIEMLENEDLAPLIDQEALQEFRNRALNPENPVARGMAENPDTFFQHRESCNNYYEAVPAIVEEYMNEISKITGRKYGLFDYYGAEDADRVIIAMGSVTEAAREAIDYLTAKGEKVGLVSVHLYRPFSAKHFLAAVPKTAKRIAVLDRTKEPGATGEPLYLDVKDVFYGQENAPEIVGGRYGLGSKDTTPSQILAVFENLALPMPKNNFTIGIVDDVTFTSLPQKEEIAMGGEGMFEAKFYGLGADGTVGANKNSVKIIGDNTDKHCQAYFSYDSKKSGGFTCSHLRFGDSPIRSTYLVNTPNFVACHVQAYLRMYDVTRGLRENGTFLLNTIWNEEELAKHLPNKVKRYFAQKNISVYYINATQIAQEIGLGNRTNTILQSAFFRITGVIPVDLAIEQMKKFIVKSYGKKGEDVVNKNYAAVDRGGEYKQLTVDPAWANLPDDEVLPNNDPAFINEVVRPINAQDGDLLPVSAFKGLEDGTWHQGTAKYEKRGVAAFVPVWTAENCIQCNKCAYVCPHASIRPFVLDAAEQSGANFPMLKAVGKAFDGMTFRMQVDVLDCLGCGNCVDVCPGNKNGKALAMTDLESQLPQAANWEYCVNNVKSKQHLVDIKANVKNSQFATPLFEFSGACSGCGETPYVKLISQLFGDREMVANATGCSSIYSGSIPSTPYTTNEKGHGPAWANSLFEDFCEFGFGMYLAVDKMRERIVKLMNQAIESGCPEEMKTLFTEWIADKENTERSIELEAKITPMVKAAADKCEICKEIASLSKYLIKKSQWIIGGDGASYDIGFGGLDHVLASGKNVNILVLDTEVYSNTGGQASKATPVGAIAKFAAAGKRVRKKDLGLIASTYGYVYCAQIAMGADQAQTLKAIREAEAYDGPSIIIAYAPCINHGLKKGMGKAQAEEAAAVECGYWHLWRYNPMLEAEGKNPFTLDSKEPQWDKFQDFLKGEVRYASVMKQYPNEAAELFQAAQDNAKWRYNNYKRLAKQQWGVEVED, encoded by the coding sequence ATGACCAAACAAAAGAAAATGTTGACCTGTGATGGTAATCAAGCGGCTGCACATATCTCGTATATGTTCAGTGAAGTGGCTGCTATTTATCCTATCACACCCTCTTCAACCATGGCAGAATACGTGGATGAGTGGGCTGCTGCCGGAAGAAAAAATATCTTCGGCGAAACCGTATTAGTTCAAGAAATGCAATCGGAAGCCGGTGCAGCGGGTGCTGTACACGGTTCTTTACAGGCCGGAGCTTTGACTACGACCTATACTGCATCTCAGGGATTATTGTTGATGATCCCGAATATGTACAAAATTGCCGGAGAATTCCTTCCTTGTGTATTTCATGTTTCTGCCCGTACGTTGGCATCTCATGCACTTTGTATCTTCGGAGATCATCAAGATGTAATGTCGACCCGTCAGACCGGATTCGCTATGTTGGCAGAAGGTTCGGTTCAAGAGGTTATGGATCTTGCCGGAGTCGCTCACTTATCGACTATTAAAGCTCGTGTGCCTTTCGTCAACTTCTTTGACGGATTCCGTACTTCTCATGAGATACAGAAAATAGAAATGTTGGAAAATGAAGATCTTGCTCCGTTGATCGATCAAGAAGCTCTTCAAGAATTCCGTAACCGTGCCTTGAACCCCGAAAATCCGGTGGCTCGCGGTATGGCTGAAAATCCGGATACTTTCTTCCAACATCGGGAGTCATGTAATAACTATTACGAAGCTGTTCCGGCTATCGTAGAGGAATACATGAATGAAATTTCGAAAATTACCGGACGTAAATACGGTCTGTTCGATTATTACGGAGCTGAAGATGCCGACCGTGTGATTATCGCTATGGGGTCTGTAACGGAAGCTGCCCGTGAAGCTATCGATTATCTGACAGCCAAAGGTGAAAAAGTAGGTTTGGTTTCGGTACACTTGTATCGTCCGTTCTCTGCAAAACATTTCTTGGCCGCTGTTCCTAAAACTGCAAAACGTATTGCCGTTCTGGATCGTACAAAAGAACCTGGCGCTACCGGAGAACCTTTATATCTGGATGTTAAAGATGTGTTCTACGGACAAGAAAATGCTCCTGAAATCGTAGGCGGACGCTATGGTTTGGGTTCTAAAGATACTACTCCGTCTCAGATATTGGCCGTATTTGAGAATCTTGCTTTGCCGATGCCGAAAAATAACTTTACTATCGGTATCGTTGATGATGTAACCTTTACATCTTTACCTCAAAAAGAAGAAATCGCCATGGGTGGCGAAGGTATGTTTGAAGCTAAGTTTTACGGATTGGGCGCTGATGGAACAGTCGGTGCTAACAAGAACTCCGTAAAAATTATCGGTGACAATACCGATAAGCATTGTCAGGCATACTTCTCTTATGACTCTAAGAAGTCGGGTGGTTTCACTTGTTCTCACCTTCGTTTCGGAGATAGCCCTATTCGTTCTACTTATTTGGTAAATACTCCGAATTTTGTCGCTTGTCATGTACAGGCCTATTTGCGTATGTATGATGTGACTCGCGGTCTTCGTGAGAACGGAACTTTCTTGTTGAATACGATCTGGAACGAGGAAGAACTGGCAAAGCATTTGCCGAATAAAGTAAAACGCTATTTCGCACAGAAAAACATAAGTGTTTATTATATTAATGCGACTCAGATAGCTCAGGAAATCGGTTTGGGTAATCGTACCAATACGATCCTGCAATCTGCTTTCTTCCGTATTACTGGTGTAATTCCTGTCGATCTGGCTATCGAACAGATGAAGAAGTTCATCGTAAAATCTTACGGTAAAAAAGGTGAAGATGTCGTAAACAAAAATTATGCTGCCGTTGACCGTGGCGGTGAATATAAACAACTTACCGTAGATCCTGCATGGGCGAATCTGCCGGATGATGAAGTGCTGCCGAACAATGATCCGGCGTTCATCAACGAAGTTGTTCGTCCTATCAATGCACAAGATGGCGATCTGCTTCCTGTATCAGCATTTAAAGGTCTTGAAGACGGTACTTGGCATCAGGGGACAGCTAAATACGAGAAACGTGGTGTCGCAGCTTTTGTTCCGGTATGGACAGCTGAAAACTGTATACAGTGCAACAAATGTGCTTATGTTTGTCCTCACGCTTCTATCCGCCCGTTCGTTCTTGATGCGGCAGAACAATCAGGTGCGAATTTCCCGATGCTTAAAGCGGTGGGAAAAGCTTTTGACGGCATGACATTCCGCATGCAGGTAGATGTTCTCGACTGTTTGGGTTGTGGTAACTGTGTTGACGTATGTCCGGGTAATAAGAATGGTAAAGCTTTGGCTATGACCGATCTTGAATCTCAATTGCCTCAAGCTGCCAACTGGGAATATTGCGTTAATAACGTGAAGAGCAAACAACATCTTGTAGATATCAAAGCTAATGTGAAGAACTCACAGTTCGCTACTCCTCTCTTCGAATTCTCCGGTGCATGTTCGGGTTGCGGTGAAACTCCGTACGTGAAATTGATTTCTCAATTGTTCGGTGATCGTGAGATGGTTGCTAATGCAACAGGATGTTCTTCGATCTATTCAGGTTCTATCCCTTCGACTCCTTATACGACAAACGAAAAAGGTCACGGTCCGGCATGGGCGAACTCTTTGTTCGAGGATTTCTGTGAATTCGGTTTCGGTATGTATCTTGCCGTTGACAAAATGCGTGAACGTATCGTTAAGTTGATGAATCAGGCTATCGAAAGCGGTTGTCCCGAAGAAATGAAGACTTTGTTTACCGAATGGATCGCCGATAAGGAAAATACCGAACGTTCTATCGAACTGGAAGCTAAGATCACACCGATGGTAAAAGCTGCAGCCGATAAGTGTGAAATTTGTAAGGAGATCGCTTCATTGAGCAAATATCTCATCAAGAAATCTCAATGGATTATCGGTGGTGACGGAGCTTCTTATGATATCGGTTTCGGTGGTCTCGACCATGTTCTTGCATCCGGTAAGAATGTAAATATCCTCGTATTGGATACAGAAGTTTATTCGAATACGGGTGGTCAAGCTTCTAAAGCGACTCCGGTAGGAGCTATTGCTAAATTTGCCGCTGCCGGTAAACGTGTACGCAAGAAAGATCTCGGTTTGATCGCTTCTACTTACGGTTATGTATATTGCGCACAAATCGCTATGGGTGCTGATCAGGCTCAGACTCTGAAAGCTATTCGCGAAGCTGAAGCTTACGACGGACCTTCTATTATTATCGCTTATGCTCCGTGTATCAACCACGGTTTGAAGAAAGGTATGGGTAAAGCTCAGGCCGAAGAAGCTGCTGCTGTTGAATGCGGATATTGGCATTTGTGGCGTTATAATCCTATGCTCGAGGCAGAAGGCAAAAATCCGTTTACATTGGACAGCAAAGAACCGCAATGGGATAAGTTCCAAGACTTCCTGAAGGGAGAAGTTCGTTACGCTTCTGTAATGAAACAGTATCCGAACGAAGCCGCCGAATTATTCCAAGCTGCTCAAGATAATGCAAAATGGAGATATAATAACTACAAACGTCTTGCAAAACAACAGTGGGGTGTTGAAGTAGAAGATTGA